In Bartonella bovis 91-4, the following proteins share a genomic window:
- a CDS encoding creatininase family protein: protein MISDTLSLALLPLGAHEYHGNHLPFETDWIIAEAFAKALVSQIKGQFHIKLLPVEKIGYSIEHMDIPGTQTLTFSDAIERWINIGEKCYRNGIKRFLLLNAHGGNSPLMSIVITELRKRFSMLAVATSWHRFGLPEGLIEPSEHHLDIHGGFVETSLMLYLAPEKVQMEQAENFYNKQADMIANYQYLRAYGPHAFGWTMRDLNPQGAAGNAKKATPQAGEAIFSHVLCGLLNLLEDINQFNTSILQ from the coding sequence ATGATATCTGATACACTTTCCCTCGCTCTTTTGCCTTTAGGTGCTCATGAATATCATGGAAATCACCTTCCCTTTGAAACTGACTGGATTATTGCTGAAGCTTTTGCAAAAGCGCTTGTTTCGCAAATAAAAGGGCAATTTCATATAAAACTATTACCGGTAGAAAAGATTGGCTATTCTATAGAACATATGGATATTCCTGGCACACAAACACTCACCTTTTCTGATGCCATAGAACGCTGGATCAATATCGGTGAAAAATGCTACCGTAATGGTATCAAGCGTTTTCTTCTTCTAAATGCTCATGGAGGCAATTCTCCTTTAATGAGTATTGTCATCACTGAATTACGAAAACGATTTTCAATGCTTGCAGTAGCAACAAGTTGGCATCGGTTTGGTCTACCGGAAGGCTTAATAGAGCCATCTGAGCATCACCTCGATATCCATGGAGGATTTGTTGAAACTTCCTTAATGCTCTATTTAGCCCCAGAAAAAGTACAGATGGAACAAGCAGAAAATTTCTATAATAAGCAAGCTGATATGATCGCTAATTATCAGTATTTGCGCGCCTATGGACCTCATGCATTTGGGTGGACAATGCGTGATCTTAACCCCCAGGGAGCAGCAGGAAATGCAAAGAAAGCGACACCCCAAGCAGGTGAAGCAATTTTTTCTCATGTTCTTTGCGGACTTCTTAACTTACTTGAGGATATCAATCAATTTAACACAAGTATATTACAATGA
- the fliQ gene encoding flagellar biosynthesis protein FliQ yields MNEADAIDIVTAAIWTILIASGPAVFAAMSIGIIIALFQALTQVQEMTLTFIPKIVIIFLVLALTAPFVGGQIYAFTQLVYNRIETGF; encoded by the coding sequence ATGAATGAAGCTGATGCTATTGATATAGTAACAGCTGCTATATGGACTATTTTAATTGCAAGTGGTCCAGCAGTTTTTGCTGCTATGTCTATAGGGATTATTATTGCGTTATTTCAGGCGTTAACACAAGTGCAGGAAATGACTCTGACATTTATTCCAAAAATCGTTATTATTTTTTTAGTTTTAGCGCTGACAGCTCCATTTGTCGGAGGGCAGATTTATGCGTTCACGCAATTAGTTTATAATCGAATAGAAACGGGATTTTGA
- the flgD gene encoding flagellar hook assembly protein FlgD — protein sequence MTLGVVGSGSLESLLRRDSRDSGKLDVFEAKKETDFDTFVKLLIAQMNNQDPTNPMDSTEFVAQLASFSVVEQTIKTNGKLDQILSNASINGAEGYVGKYIQFEDSDGEIIEGYVESVAIYSDGMVATLDNGEKVLIGPGVTVMGSKPDSDPVEAEVEV from the coding sequence ATGACACTAGGTGTGGTTGGTAGTGGTAGTCTTGAAAGTTTGCTTCGCAGAGACAGCAGAGATAGCGGAAAACTAGACGTTTTTGAAGCTAAGAAAGAAACAGATTTTGATACATTTGTGAAATTATTGATAGCACAGATGAACAATCAAGATCCAACCAATCCTATGGATTCGACAGAATTTGTAGCACAATTGGCAAGTTTTTCAGTTGTTGAACAAACTATAAAGACAAATGGTAAACTTGATCAGATACTTTCAAATGCTTCCATTAATGGAGCAGAAGGATATGTTGGGAAATATATTCAATTTGAGGATTCTGATGGCGAGATAATTGAAGGATATGTTGAATCCGTTGCTATCTACAGTGATGGTATGGTTGCAACATTAGATAATGGTGAAAAAGTGCTTATCGGTCCGGGTGTTACGGTTATGGGTAGCAAACCTGATTCAGATCCTGTTGAGGCTGAAGTTGAAGTATGA
- the flbT gene encoding flagellar biosynthesis repressor FlbT translates to MYLTLKPNEKIFLNGAVLRVDRKVTFELLNDATFLLEGHVLQVEDTDTPLKQLYFSAQLMLINPGEAEQALAVFVGLLKKLLQTFTDSDLLEGLKECIYLTEQNKIFEVLKIIRGLFPREAQIMEKMPLTNASAKEVGQVREV, encoded by the coding sequence ATGTATTTGACATTAAAGCCGAATGAAAAAATTTTTCTTAATGGAGCAGTTTTACGTGTAGATCGTAAAGTGACTTTTGAATTGCTCAATGATGCAACTTTTCTTTTAGAGGGACATGTTTTGCAAGTGGAAGATACTGACACGCCACTTAAACAACTTTATTTTTCTGCTCAACTTATGTTGATTAATCCAGGAGAAGCTGAACAAGCATTGGCAGTTTTTGTTGGATTGTTAAAAAAGTTGCTTCAAACTTTTACAGATAGTGATCTTTTGGAAGGGTTGAAAGAATGTATCTATTTAACCGAGCAAAATAAAATTTTTGAAGTATTAAAGATTATTCGTGGTTTATTTCCAAGAGAAGCGCAAATTATGGAAAAAATGCCTTTAACAAATGCAAGCGCAAAAGAAGTTGGACAGGTTAGAGAGGTGTGA
- the flaF gene encoding flagellar biosynthesis regulator FlaF, with protein sequence MYQMRYEDVMEDDAISARERERSLFDRCIKLLLDAKAKGPGSYEANEAFQFSQKLWIILIEDLGQAENALPPELKASLISIGFFILKEIQKLNEGEVADFDVLVEISESIRDGLSANPEMCE encoded by the coding sequence ATGTATCAAATGCGATACGAAGATGTCATGGAAGATGATGCAATAAGTGCGCGTGAGCGTGAACGGTCTTTGTTTGACCGTTGCATTAAACTTCTTTTGGATGCAAAAGCAAAAGGCCCTGGTTCATATGAGGCTAATGAGGCATTTCAGTTTTCTCAAAAGCTTTGGATCATTCTTATTGAAGATCTCGGACAGGCAGAAAATGCTTTACCACCAGAATTAAAGGCATCTCTGATTTCTATTGGTTTTTTTATTTTAAAGGAAATTCAGAAATTAAATGAAGGGGAAGTTGCTGATTTTGATGTTCTCGTTGAGATTTCTGAATCTATCCGCGATGGTCTTTCTGCTAATCCAGAGATGTGTGAGTGA
- a CDS encoding flagellar hook-associated family protein yields the protein MRVPSVSTYVLSNARRDVIANGQSELMQASYEAATGKLYDPGLTLGRKTGRLVNIESQMSYLEGFSDTNKLVMLRMSSMQAAIQSLIASGDEETAPGALTLFNNMLVSDPGNTAPSVVQAVAQDSLSAFISALNTNYNGEYVFGGTNTSEPPLNFYTVGGETGPSKVVRDTFDEFLGDRKPEDLTSEEMEEFIDGPFSSLFDEENFTKIFSNAQDGSIEKRISSNGETVNIAASANEKGFRDAMKSMILVAEFGDIGLSKDAQESLYSRARTSTDQTATGSSVNEIIVTASRLGSAEARVKTATQRIEIQTNLLMNAKIDLIGVDTTEAVQRIQALEAMLNLSYTLTARINQLSLINYLK from the coding sequence ATGAGAGTTCCATCAGTTTCAACATATGTTTTAAGTAATGCACGGCGTGATGTAATTGCTAATGGGCAGTCTGAGTTAATGCAAGCAAGCTATGAAGCGGCTACCGGAAAACTGTATGATCCAGGTCTTACATTAGGGCGCAAAACAGGACGCTTGGTAAATATTGAAAGCCAGATGAGTTATCTTGAAGGCTTTAGTGATACCAATAAATTGGTGATGTTAAGAATGTCATCTATGCAAGCTGCGATACAAAGTTTGATTGCGTCAGGTGATGAAGAAACTGCACCAGGTGCATTGACTCTTTTTAATAATATGCTTGTGAGCGATCCGGGAAATACAGCACCGTCTGTGGTACAAGCTGTTGCGCAAGATTCTTTGAGTGCATTTATTTCTGCTTTAAATACCAATTATAATGGTGAATATGTATTTGGTGGGACTAATACTAGTGAACCGCCGTTAAACTTTTATACAGTTGGTGGTGAAACAGGGCCTAGTAAAGTCGTAAGAGACACATTTGATGAATTTCTAGGTGATAGAAAACCGGAAGATCTTACCAGTGAGGAGATGGAAGAATTTATTGATGGGCCGTTTAGTAGCTTGTTTGATGAAGAAAATTTTACCAAAATTTTCTCAAACGCTCAAGACGGTTCTATTGAGAAGCGTATTTCGTCGAATGGTGAAACAGTTAATATTGCAGCGAGTGCTAATGAAAAAGGATTTCGCGATGCCATGAAAAGTATGATTTTAGTGGCAGAATTTGGTGATATTGGCTTATCAAAAGATGCACAAGAAAGTCTATATTCAAGGGCGCGAACTTCTACTGATCAAACAGCTACAGGTAGTTCTGTTAATGAAATTATTGTTACAGCTTCCAGACTAGGGAGTGCTGAAGCAAGAGTGAAAACGGCTACACAACGAATTGAGATTCAGACAAATCTTCTTATGAATGCAAAGATTGATTTGATTGGTGTTGATACAACGGAGGCTGTTCAGAGAATTCAAGCGTTAGAAGCGATGTTAAATCTTTCTTATACTTTAACAGCTCGGATAAACCAGTTAAGTCTTATTAATTATTTAAAATAA
- the flgK gene encoding flagellar hook-associated protein FlgK, with product MAFNSTINTARNSLKATTGQLSIVSQNVVGAQDPNYVRRTSYIESGPRGAIHLMVRRDGDVHLLNNYLVKSSQAAVAGSVANGLNRLSNIYGVDEFSRAPSQLLSDFQKALQIYANDPQHRAAGDAAVDRARDLAYSLNEGNREIEKLRNDADSDIQDSVDHINDLLRQFHDLDQHVVRERNAGRDDSVYMDQRDAVLKALSQEIGINTVYHSDGSMTIYGMDGSTLYDKTPREVTFQSSNSLPAGAVGKQVFVDGVPLGHPSFVDPNGGGNLGGLLRIRDEIAPQYQKQLDEMANALMQMFPGPPSLFLDGDQPDGVIGPIEGLSGRIRLNSIFDSNTEGGGPEHFGEDLQSLVDAFDQKRLFGADTGLSPEQSIMDFSRNSIGWLEGLRSDANKDAKYHSTMLLHASEALSNGTGVNIDDEMVLMLQLEQTYTATTRIISTVGKMLDDLMIAIR from the coding sequence ATGGCATTTAATTCGACAATTAATACAGCACGAAACTCTCTCAAGGCAACTACAGGCCAATTGAGTATTGTTTCGCAAAATGTAGTTGGCGCTCAAGACCCAAACTATGTCCGACGAACTTCATATATAGAATCAGGACCGAGAGGTGCTATTCATCTTATGGTTCGTCGTGACGGTGATGTCCATTTATTGAATAATTATTTGGTCAAATCGAGTCAAGCTGCTGTTGCTGGCAGTGTCGCTAACGGGCTTAATCGTTTGTCTAACATTTATGGGGTGGATGAGTTTTCACGGGCACCTTCACAATTACTTAGCGATTTTCAAAAAGCATTACAAATTTACGCCAATGATCCACAGCACCGTGCTGCAGGAGATGCAGCTGTTGATCGTGCACGTGATCTGGCTTATAGTTTAAATGAAGGTAATCGTGAAATTGAAAAACTACGCAATGATGCGGATAGCGACATTCAGGATTCTGTTGATCATATTAATGATTTATTGCGACAGTTTCATGATCTTGATCAGCATGTGGTTCGAGAAAGAAACGCGGGGCGGGATGATAGCGTCTATATGGATCAAAGAGATGCGGTTTTAAAGGCTTTATCTCAAGAAATTGGTATCAATACAGTGTATCATTCTGATGGGAGTATGACCATTTATGGTATGGATGGTAGTACTTTATATGATAAGACCCCACGAGAGGTAACATTTCAATCGAGCAATTCTTTGCCAGCTGGTGCTGTGGGAAAGCAAGTTTTTGTTGATGGTGTGCCATTAGGTCATCCATCTTTTGTCGACCCCAATGGGGGTGGCAATCTTGGTGGATTATTGAGGATACGTGATGAAATAGCGCCACAATATCAAAAACAGTTGGATGAAATGGCAAATGCTTTAATGCAAATGTTTCCAGGACCTCCTTCCTTGTTTTTAGATGGTGATCAACCAGATGGCGTCATTGGTCCTATTGAGGGTTTGTCAGGGCGAATACGGCTTAATTCTATATTTGATAGTAATACAGAAGGTGGTGGACCAGAACATTTTGGTGAGGATCTTCAATCGTTAGTGGATGCTTTTGATCAAAAGCGGTTATTTGGAGCAGATACTGGTTTGTCTCCCGAACAATCTATTATGGATTTTAGTAGAAATTCAATCGGTTGGCTTGAAGGATTACGTTCAGATGCGAATAAAGACGCAAAATATCATAGCACAATGCTTTTACATGCATCTGAAGCATTATCCAACGGAACGGGTGTAAATATAGATGATGAAATGGTATTAATGTTACAATTAGAACAGACGTATACAGCCACCACGCGTATTATCAGTACCGTTGGTAAAATGTTAGACGATCTTATGATAGCAATTCGGTAG
- a CDS encoding flagellar hook protein FlgE, whose product MSIYGMMRTGVSGMNAQGTRLSGVAENVANANTIGYKRTDVQFSNYVVPSGDYAYVPGGVRSHVGHDISISGPARATGRMGDVMIDGNGFFRVADENGVEYLTRAGSFSRDKDGYVRNVTGHYLLDEDGQRIQIKGGPTDLFGPEVTTKIDFKVNFDASAMVLDPPGGDIDPSDPESYNHKKSVTTYDSQGKQVQVEFYMRKTDDNEWTVDAYVGDEQVGTTNLVFDKDGNLKDPVDDFKLTLPESDGANGTFEVDVNMGGVGKDSLVTQVGNLSAFEIEADGMESGAFDGFTFGRNGEIEVRYTNHQMRVVGYVGMTTVTSPESLTVLSGSVFGVNSRTGGQMMGRPGDGVFGSLYSGYLEDSNVEMSDELTDMIEAQRSYTANSKVFQTGSELMDVIVNLKR is encoded by the coding sequence ATGAGTATTTATGGAATGATGCGTACGGGTGTTTCAGGTATGAACGCTCAAGGGACACGCCTTTCTGGTGTGGCAGAAAATGTCGCTAATGCTAACACGATTGGATATAAACGTACAGATGTCCAATTTTCTAATTATGTAGTACCCTCTGGAGATTATGCTTATGTTCCTGGTGGAGTGAGGAGTCATGTTGGTCATGATATTTCCATTAGTGGTCCGGCGCGTGCAACAGGCCGGATGGGTGATGTGATGATTGATGGTAATGGCTTTTTTCGTGTCGCAGATGAAAACGGAGTAGAGTATTTAACGCGTGCAGGCTCTTTTTCTCGTGATAAGGATGGATATGTTCGTAATGTAACTGGTCATTATCTTTTAGATGAGGATGGACAAAGAATTCAAATTAAAGGTGGTCCGACTGATTTATTTGGTCCTGAGGTTACGACGAAAATTGATTTTAAGGTAAATTTTGATGCCAGTGCAATGGTTTTGGATCCTCCAGGGGGAGATATTGATCCCAGTGATCCTGAAAGTTATAATCATAAAAAATCTGTAACCACGTATGATAGCCAAGGTAAGCAGGTTCAGGTTGAATTCTATATGCGTAAAACTGATGACAATGAATGGACAGTTGATGCCTATGTCGGAGATGAGCAGGTTGGTACTACGAATTTGGTTTTTGATAAAGATGGCAATCTTAAAGACCCTGTAGACGATTTTAAATTAACACTGCCAGAAAGTGATGGAGCAAATGGTACTTTTGAAGTCGATGTGAACATGGGTGGGGTAGGAAAAGACTCTTTGGTTACACAAGTTGGTAATTTATCTGCCTTCGAAATTGAAGCAGATGGTATGGAATCTGGTGCTTTTGATGGTTTTACTTTTGGTCGCAATGGTGAGATTGAGGTAAGATATACTAATCATCAGATGCGTGTTGTAGGATATGTAGGTATGACCACTGTAACGTCGCCAGAAAGTTTGACTGTTTTAAGTGGCTCTGTTTTTGGAGTTAATAGTCGTACAGGAGGTCAAATGATGGGACGTCCTGGAGACGGTGTATTTGGTTCGTTGTACTCAGGCTATCTTGAAGATTCAAACGTTGAGATGAGCGATGAATTAACAGACATGATTGAGGCTCAACGTAGTTATACGGCTAACTCCAAAGTCTTTCAAACGGGTTCTGAATTAATGGATGTTATTGTTAATTTGAAACGATAA
- a CDS encoding response regulator transcription factor, producing MIVVVDDRKLVTDGYSTLFAREGVATTGLFPSDFSEWISTAPEHEVESIEAVLLGKCKNQIELPKEIRTYSAAPILAMTETNTLDHTIELFQAGIDDVLRKPIHVREILARIAAIRRRTGNNIRNTNATTKIGPISVFNDGRDPRINGVDFPLPRRERRILEYLTANYGKRVNKTQIFNAIYGVFDDVIEENVVESHISKLRKKLKLKIGYDIIDSKRFLGYSLVVKD from the coding sequence ATGATAGTTGTAGTAGATGACCGTAAATTAGTGACGGATGGCTATTCTACACTATTCGCTCGAGAAGGAGTAGCTACAACAGGTCTTTTTCCTTCAGATTTTAGTGAATGGATTTCGACAGCTCCGGAACATGAAGTAGAATCAATTGAAGCAGTTCTTTTAGGAAAATGCAAAAATCAAATTGAGCTTCCTAAAGAAATCCGCACGTATAGCGCTGCACCTATTTTAGCTATGACAGAAACAAATACTCTCGATCATACAATAGAACTCTTTCAAGCTGGTATTGATGATGTTTTACGCAAACCAATACATGTACGCGAAATTCTAGCACGCATCGCCGCTATTCGCCGACGCACCGGAAATAATATCCGCAACACTAACGCTACAACAAAAATTGGACCTATTAGCGTCTTTAATGATGGGCGCGATCCACGCATTAACGGTGTAGACTTTCCTCTTCCACGCCGAGAAAGACGTATTCTCGAGTATCTTACAGCAAACTATGGCAAACGTGTTAATAAAACACAAATCTTCAATGCTATCTATGGAGTCTTTGACGACGTTATCGAAGAAAATGTTGTTGAAAGTCATATTAGTAAACTTCGCAAAAAACTGAAATTAAAAATTGGCTATGATATCATCGATTCGAAACGTTTTCTTGGATATAGCTTAGTAGTTAAAGATTAA
- a CDS encoding lytic transglycosylase domain-containing protein has protein sequence MLIQTILIGWLCSFATLSSATAAGSVCEAEMIDASKRYGIPLGILYAIGLTETGHKKSLQPYALNIDGKTVFAKTQAEALRVFKAAQQRGVKLIDVGCMQINYFYHRKYFSSVTEMLQPHLNVDYAARFLRSLRQKEGNWTMAVARYHAGPNNDPAQKRYVCRVMRNMIANGFGQWTPNSRAFCKNAF, from the coding sequence ATGTTGATCCAGACGATCCTTATCGGTTGGTTGTGTAGCTTTGCCACACTGAGCAGTGCTACAGCTGCTGGAAGTGTGTGTGAAGCAGAAATGATTGACGCTTCTAAGCGTTATGGTATTCCGTTGGGTATTCTTTATGCGATTGGTTTAACAGAAACAGGTCATAAAAAATCGCTTCAGCCTTATGCATTAAATATTGATGGCAAAACTGTTTTTGCTAAAACGCAAGCGGAAGCTTTGCGTGTTTTTAAAGCAGCTCAACAGCGTGGTGTTAAATTAATCGATGTGGGTTGTATGCAAATCAACTATTTTTATCATCGTAAGTATTTTTCTTCTGTGACAGAGATGCTACAACCTCACCTTAATGTGGATTATGCAGCACGCTTTTTACGGAGTTTGCGTCAAAAAGAAGGTAACTGGACTATGGCAGTTGCACGTTATCATGCTGGTCCCAATAATGACCCAGCTCAAAAACGTTACGTATGTCGCGTTATGCGTAATATGATTGCAAACGGTTTTGGTCAATGGACTCCTAATTCTCGAGCATTTTGTAAAAATGCATTTTGA
- a CDS encoding flagellar hook-length control protein FliK, translating into MINTDELCDTLSTSVSKVNKLSVQPRECLDNQLREAFEALVNQGTKMSDEKIFEKDSSHIQAVEEALKEDLEQDSVESLKAKNKRLTDRKGVSLQDISYPLSLVQQFVKQEKIAKESDRFEKNENVLISIKGNVKNQETADIPKADVVKGEATGERQVKAVGKDPLAQKFLQNFTHSVTQNSEPLMTRLDVGVEKSQFLEDLEIGDKLALQKENSNLVNKLSDVEITLNKKVGYVQILRLKLTPAELGTVDAKLRMSAQGLHIELHIQRQETMRFLVENQQMLIRVLEKVPANDDGRVLVSIIDKSVQTIQHGQSSQMDQGVGQNDSGQNFNGQRQAFGHKDQNEQNESKQFFKQFLLVDSSLLDISIDNVDPDDPYRLVV; encoded by the coding sequence ATGATAAATACTGATGAATTGTGTGATACTCTTTCTACATCAGTGTCTAAAGTTAATAAGCTTTCGGTTCAACCAAGAGAATGCCTAGACAATCAATTGCGTGAGGCATTTGAAGCGCTGGTTAACCAAGGCACGAAGATGTCGGATGAAAAGATTTTTGAGAAAGATTCTTCACATATTCAGGCGGTAGAAGAAGCTTTAAAAGAAGATCTAGAACAGGATAGTGTTGAATCTTTAAAAGCAAAAAATAAACGTTTAACCGATAGAAAGGGAGTTTCTCTTCAAGATATTTCTTACCCTTTAAGCTTGGTGCAACAGTTTGTGAAACAAGAAAAAATTGCGAAAGAATCAGACAGATTTGAAAAAAATGAGAATGTTTTGATTTCTATAAAGGGTAATGTGAAAAATCAAGAAACTGCAGACATTCCAAAAGCAGATGTGGTTAAAGGTGAAGCTACAGGAGAGCGCCAAGTTAAAGCCGTTGGAAAAGATCCGCTTGCACAAAAGTTTTTACAAAATTTTACCCACAGTGTTACACAAAATAGCGAACCATTAATGACACGTTTGGATGTAGGGGTTGAAAAATCTCAATTTCTAGAAGATTTGGAAATAGGTGATAAACTTGCTCTTCAAAAAGAAAATTCTAATTTAGTCAATAAGTTAAGCGATGTTGAGATTACATTGAATAAAAAGGTTGGTTATGTGCAGATTTTACGTTTGAAGCTAACACCTGCTGAGCTTGGGACGGTTGATGCCAAATTACGCATGAGTGCGCAAGGGCTCCATATTGAATTACATATTCAACGTCAAGAAACAATGCGCTTTTTGGTTGAAAATCAACAGATGTTGATCCGTGTTTTGGAAAAGGTACCTGCTAATGATGATGGCCGCGTATTAGTCAGCATTATTGATAAAAGTGTTCAAACTATACAGCATGGTCAGTCTTCGCAGATGGATCAAGGGGTGGGGCAGAATGATAGTGGACAGAATTTCAATGGTCAGCGTCAGGCTTTTGGTCATAAGGATCAGAATGAACAAAATGAATCAAAGCAGTTTTTCAAACAGTTTTTATTGGTGGATTCATCGTTGTTGGATATTTCTATTGACAATGTTGATCCAGACGATCCTTATCGGTTGGTTGTGTAG